One genomic window of Thalassolituus hydrocarboniclasticus includes the following:
- a CDS encoding magnesium transporter CorA family protein produces MIRTILINAQGQISSGGAELIELWRTQPESRIWVDSQQADAEQERDILQTFGCHPLAIKDALRDRHPPKLEEFSDHIFILYRGIAGFDAGLNYTGQSLSFFVGERFLLTRHPQAAQSIDRLLADNGGIYLQRSPAQLALKIMHTSAGIYLDNILAFEERLGELEDELSEAGSDEHMRELMNYKSRLVKLRRTFNYHKNITDELRTGEYAFFPDDENMRHVINDLHDRFERLHSLTQMFYDLCGDLVDGYISITSHQLNSTMRVLTVITAIFVPLSFLAGLYGMNFEYIPELKFQHGYFILLGFMGFLAVGLLWLFRRMRWL; encoded by the coding sequence GTGATCAGGACAATATTAATTAACGCACAGGGGCAGATCAGCAGTGGCGGAGCCGAGCTGATTGAGCTCTGGCGGACGCAGCCTGAAAGCCGTATCTGGGTTGACAGTCAGCAGGCCGATGCCGAACAGGAGCGCGATATATTACAGACCTTTGGTTGTCATCCGCTGGCCATCAAAGACGCCCTGCGTGACCGTCACCCGCCGAAACTGGAAGAGTTTTCCGATCATATTTTTATTCTCTACCGTGGTATTGCAGGTTTTGATGCCGGGCTGAATTATACCGGTCAGTCGCTGTCGTTTTTTGTCGGCGAACGTTTTCTGCTGACCCGTCATCCGCAGGCCGCCCAGAGTATCGATCGTTTGCTGGCCGATAATGGCGGTATTTATCTGCAGCGCAGTCCGGCACAGCTGGCATTGAAAATTATGCATACCTCGGCCGGGATCTATCTGGATAATATTCTGGCCTTTGAAGAACGTCTGGGTGAGCTCGAAGATGAACTGTCAGAAGCGGGCAGTGACGAGCATATGCGTGAGCTGATGAATTATAAATCACGGCTGGTGAAGTTACGCCGTACCTTTAATTATCATAAAAACATCACCGACGAGTTACGCACCGGGGAATATGCCTTTTTCCCGGACGATGAAAACATGCGCCATGTGATTAACGATCTGCACGATCGTTTTGAGCGTCTGCACAGTCTGACTCAGATGTTTTATGATCTTTGCGGTGATCTGGTGGATGGTTATATTTCCATTACCTCGCATCAGCTGAACAGTACCATGCGCGTACTGACGGTAATTACCGCGATCTTTGTGCCACTGAGTTTTCTCGCCGGGCTTTACGGTATGAACTTTGAGTATATTCCTGAGCTTAAATTTCAGCATGGCTATTTTATCCTGCTCGGTTTTATGGGATTTCTGGCGGTTGGATTACTCTGGCTGTTCCGGCGTATGCGCTGGCTCTGA
- a CDS encoding DNA polymerase II, with product MNNAFLLTSSWTDLQENDGLHTVLTFWWHTAHGPVRQQIRQPAVCFIDREHAARAADIARTLNWPVRIADVPLHSFAAQPASACYLPSSYTYRWRDVLLEQGIICREVDIRPTDRYLMERFIYGAAQLPDRLVADEQRPFSHEQSGRLRALPAGQSAFPALPPFRCVSLDIETSFPRRGEPDRLFSIGFYADDWQQVVMVDEGQTVEDQAGEDQEKHDGLELVADEAALLRRFLQLIADYDPDVIMGWNVIQFDFDFLRRKCVEHSIPFTIGRDGSELSWRVSANNPDRIFLHIAGRVVLDGIDLLRNATWQFESFALNDVAQYFLGDSKLLQSDDRGGDIEYLFIHDKAALAAYNLKDCELVWRIFEKADLLNFTIERAHMTGLSMDRMGGSVAAFENMYLPRLHRAGFVAPNIGEGYHAQKSPGGYVMDSRPGLFEHVLVLDFKSLYPSIIRTFKIDPMGLAEGLRLAEKSTEARDIVPGFFGAQFHQEQHILPELIRVLGDKREQAKKAGNKALSQAIKVIMASCYGVLGSDGCRFYDTRLASSITLRGHQIIQQSSAWIEEQGFDVIYGDTDSVFVWLKRSVSDAEADSLGQRLVRELNQWWAERLPQEFGIESFLEMEYETHYRRFFMPSIRGEETGSKKRYAGLIKNSSGESELVFKGLEAVRSDWTPLARQFQTELYRRIFLQEPYQDWLREQVQSLLTGKLDHLLTYRRRLRRPLPAYQKNIPPHAQAAAKLEQWLALKGLPSRFAERGGWITYRWTVNGPEPVWPDGSAGAAADYHHYLEKQLKPTADAIFHYIDDDFTALAGQQMALF from the coding sequence ATGAACAACGCTTTTCTGCTGACCAGCAGCTGGACCGACCTTCAGGAAAATGACGGCCTGCACACTGTGCTGACGTTCTGGTGGCATACCGCGCACGGACCTGTGCGCCAGCAGATCCGCCAGCCGGCGGTGTGTTTTATTGACCGTGAACATGCTGCCCGGGCCGCCGATATTGCCCGCACCCTCAACTGGCCGGTGCGCATCGCCGATGTGCCGCTGCACAGTTTTGCCGCACAGCCGGCCAGTGCCTGTTATCTGCCCTCGTCTTACACCTACCGCTGGCGCGATGTTTTACTTGAGCAGGGCATTATTTGCCGCGAGGTGGATATCCGACCGACCGACCGTTATCTGATGGAACGCTTTATTTATGGCGCAGCACAGCTGCCCGACAGACTGGTCGCAGATGAGCAACGGCCGTTTTCACATGAGCAGAGCGGACGTTTGCGGGCGCTGCCGGCCGGACAGTCGGCGTTTCCCGCACTGCCACCTTTCCGCTGCGTATCACTGGATATCGAAACCTCTTTTCCGCGCCGCGGAGAGCCTGACCGGCTGTTTTCCATTGGCTTTTATGCCGATGACTGGCAACAGGTGGTGATGGTTGACGAAGGGCAGACTGTTGAGGATCAGGCTGGTGAGGATCAGGAAAAGCATGACGGACTGGAGCTGGTGGCCGATGAGGCGGCGTTACTGCGGCGTTTTCTGCAATTAATAGCCGACTACGATCCGGACGTAATCATGGGCTGGAACGTTATTCAGTTCGATTTTGATTTTTTACGGCGCAAATGCGTTGAGCACAGCATTCCATTCACTATTGGCCGTGACGGCAGCGAGTTAAGCTGGCGGGTCAGTGCCAATAATCCCGACCGGATTTTTCTGCATATTGCCGGCCGTGTCGTGCTTGACGGCATCGACCTGCTGCGTAATGCCACCTGGCAGTTTGAGAGTTTTGCCCTGAATGATGTTGCCCAGTATTTTCTCGGTGACAGCAAGCTGCTGCAGAGCGATGACCGCGGCGGTGATATTGAATATTTATTTATTCATGATAAAGCCGCTTTGGCGGCTTATAACCTGAAAGACTGCGAACTGGTCTGGCGGATTTTTGAAAAGGCCGACCTGCTGAACTTTACCATCGAACGTGCCCATATGACTGGCCTCAGCATGGACCGTATGGGCGGTTCGGTTGCAGCCTTTGAAAATATGTATCTGCCGCGCCTGCACCGCGCAGGTTTTGTGGCGCCTAATATTGGTGAAGGTTATCACGCGCAGAAAAGCCCCGGTGGTTATGTGATGGATTCACGCCCCGGATTATTTGAGCATGTGCTGGTACTGGATTTTAAGAGTCTGTACCCGTCGATTATCCGCACCTTTAAAATTGATCCGATGGGCCTGGCTGAAGGCCTGCGTCTGGCGGAAAAAAGCACCGAAGCCCGCGATATTGTGCCTGGCTTTTTTGGCGCGCAGTTTCATCAAGAGCAACATATCCTGCCGGAACTTATCCGGGTACTGGGTGATAAACGCGAGCAGGCGAAAAAAGCCGGTAATAAAGCCCTGAGTCAGGCGATTAAAGTGATTATGGCTTCCTGTTATGGCGTACTGGGCTCCGACGGTTGCCGGTTTTACGATACCCGTCTGGCCAGTTCCATTACCCTGCGCGGCCATCAGATTATTCAGCAGAGCTCAGCCTGGATTGAAGAGCAGGGCTTTGATGTGATTTATGGCGATACCGATTCGGTCTTTGTCTGGCTCAAGCGCAGTGTCAGCGATGCTGAAGCGGACAGCCTTGGTCAGCGCCTGGTACGCGAACTGAACCAGTGGTGGGCTGAACGTTTACCGCAGGAATTTGGCATCGAAAGTTTTCTGGAAATGGAATACGAAACCCATTACCGGCGCTTTTTTATGCCCTCTATCCGCGGGGAAGAAACCGGCAGCAAAAAGCGCTATGCCGGTCTGATAAAAAATAGCAGTGGTGAAAGCGAACTGGTGTTTAAAGGACTGGAAGCGGTCCGTTCCGACTGGACACCGCTGGCGCGCCAGTTTCAGACGGAATTATACCGCCGTATTTTTTTGCAGGAACCTTATCAGGACTGGCTGCGCGAACAGGTGCAGAGCCTGTTAACCGGCAAGCTGGATCATTTGCTGACTTATCGCCGGCGTCTGCGCCGGCCGTTACCCGCGTATCAGAAAAATATTCCGCCCCATGCCCAGGCCGCGGCCAAGCTGGAGCAATGGCTGGCATTAAAAGGGTTACCTTCGCGTTTTGCCGAGCGTGGCGGCTGGATTACCTATCGCTGGACGGTGAACGGCCCGGAACCGGTCTGGCCGGATGGCAGTGCAGGTGCCGCGGCGGATTATCATCATTATCTGGAAAAACAGCTGAAACCCACGGCGGATGCTATTTTTCATTACATCGACGATGATTTTACCGCCCTGGCCGGACAGCAGATGGCTTTGTTCTGA